One segment of candidate division WOR-3 bacterium DNA contains the following:
- a CDS encoding AAA family ATPase, whose translation MQSISYLDFYNFKKEPFSAAPDENFWFNSPQHREALIKIIHGIKNYRGLITVTGDIGLGKTTLARKLLSELTKYENFEPSLIVIVHSDISKIWFLKKIASNLKIQVNDNDPVSLVSNVSRKLIEMYKNSKIPVILIDEANMLKNKEIMEEIRGLLNIEIPGKRLLNFILFGLPQLEENLKMDMPLYERVALKINLKPLDFDSMKEYINHRLKLAGAEYKIFSDDVYEIIYKYSKGKPRLINTICDNALLEGFLRKTKLINSGIFNKVVKELGL comes from the coding sequence ATGCAAAGTATTTCTTATCTTGATTTTTATAACTTTAAAAAAGAACCCTTTTCAGCTGCACCTGATGAGAATTTCTGGTTTAATTCTCCGCAACATAGGGAGGCACTTATAAAAATTATTCATGGTATAAAAAACTATAGAGGTTTGATTACAGTAACAGGTGACATTGGTCTTGGAAAAACAACTTTAGCTCGAAAACTTTTGAGTGAGCTTACAAAATATGAAAACTTTGAACCTTCTTTAATAGTTATTGTTCATTCTGATATCAGTAAAATATGGTTTTTAAAAAAAATTGCCAGTAATTTGAAAATTCAGGTTAACGATAATGATCCTGTGTCTCTTGTTTCAAATGTTTCAAGAAAATTAATAGAAATGTATAAAAATTCCAAAATTCCTGTTATATTAATTGATGAAGCTAATATGCTAAAAAATAAAGAAATTATGGAAGAGATAAGGGGTCTTTTAAATATTGAGATTCCAGGAAAACGTCTTTTAAACTTTATACTTTTTGGTTTGCCACAATTAGAAGAAAATCTTAAAATGGATATGCCACTTTATGAGAGAGTTGCTTTAAAAATTAATCTTAAACCCCTTGACTTTGATTCTATGAAGGAATATATAAATCACAGATTGAAATTGGCTGGAGCTGAATATAAGATTTTTTCAGATGATGTTTATGAAATAATTTATAAATATTCCAAGGGTAAACCAAGACTTATTAATACAATTTGTGACAATGCACTC
- a CDS encoding tetratricopeptide repeat protein has translation MNISELKKRAREYELRGDYKKALETYQTILKYENNDPETLFRIGQILIKFKQEKKAGEFLLKSFEIFEKQGIYDKRTIALLKKLIQLYPDKKDLYRKLAEAYYHVGDYGEAGKTLEFYIEFLFKNGEYEKGFENYELLLRWQPENFALKERVAELYLDFKKNKRAIEIYFELLSYFFNRNKEKEKEIRNKLLSLGVSEKEIEERISSDSESEEKDSVFVTLDELLKGDRPKVTRTLKQVKETEKEEKVEMVEMKEIEKEIQKEVEEEFSQEVSNMEFGSEAAVSEEEVLESEIKNPFKVKTLAETLLMMGDYTGALDTFYKAFELYLQENLVIEAYNILKEIASKWPEEIKARKEMVKISHMLKNKDLLVDSIISLAECLYKRGAKDDALKWFLKVLDIEPDNKKAIEFVTMISPESLEKLQKSKVEVPLKKEKTVKVEEPKTPEKEFVKIEKKKTFEEEKKEEFIDLKSQIFEELEEEEKKIKKDIFSEVRETLHKFSKEIDYKGKLELGIAMREMGLYEEAIINLKEALNSEETRAKSLELLGEIFMELRKFNIAIEYFEKALQEKNLEERRLISIEYHLGQCYENLGDPVNALTYYKRAYEKDPEIMGLKDKIEELESNRRRVVDEDKISFL, from the coding sequence ATGAATATTTCAGAATTAAAGAAGAGAGCAAGGGAATATGAGTTAAGAGGAGATTACAAAAAAGCTTTAGAAACTTACCAAACTATTTTGAAATATGAAAATAATGATCCAGAAACTCTATTTAGAATAGGGCAAATTTTAATAAAATTCAAACAGGAAAAAAAGGCAGGAGAATTTTTATTAAAATCTTTTGAAATTTTTGAAAAACAAGGAATATATGATAAAAGAACTATAGCTTTACTAAAAAAATTAATTCAACTTTATCCTGATAAAAAAGATCTCTATAGAAAATTAGCAGAGGCATATTATCATGTAGGAGATTATGGAGAGGCTGGTAAAACTCTTGAATTTTATATTGAATTTCTTTTTAAGAATGGTGAATATGAAAAAGGTTTTGAAAATTATGAACTTCTTTTAAGATGGCAACCTGAGAATTTTGCCTTAAAGGAGAGAGTTGCTGAACTTTATCTTGATTTCAAAAAAAACAAGAGGGCTATTGAAATTTATTTTGAGCTTTTGTCTTATTTTTTTAACAGAAATAAAGAAAAAGAAAAAGAAATCAGAAATAAACTCTTATCTCTCGGTGTTTCTGAAAAAGAAATTGAAGAGAGAATAAGTTCGGATAGCGAATCAGAGGAAAAAGATAGTGTTTTTGTAACACTGGATGAACTCTTAAAAGGTGATAGACCTAAAGTAACAAGAACTCTTAAACAGGTAAAAGAAACTGAAAAAGAAGAAAAAGTAGAAATGGTCGAGATGAAAGAAATAGAGAAGGAAATTCAAAAAGAAGTTGAAGAGGAATTTAGTCAGGAAGTTTCTAACATGGAATTCGGGTCAGAAGCTGCTGTAAGTGAAGAAGAGGTTTTAGAAAGTGAGATAAAAAATCCCTTTAAAGTTAAAACTCTTGCTGAAACACTTCTTATGATGGGTGATTATACAGGAGCTCTTGATACTTTTTATAAAGCTTTTGAACTTTATTTACAGGAAAATTTAGTGATAGAGGCTTATAATATACTCAAGGAAATTGCGAGTAAATGGCCGGAAGAAATAAAAGCAAGAAAAGAAATGGTAAAAATTTCCCATATGTTGAAAAATAAAGACCTTCTTGTTGATAGTATAATTTCCCTGGCTGAGTGTTTATATAAGAGAGGAGCAAAGGATGATGCTTTAAAGTGGTTCTTAAAGGTACTTGATATTGAGCCAGATAATAAAAAAGCTATTGAATTTGTCACAATGATAAGTCCTGAATCCTTAGAAAAATTACAGAAAAGTAAAGTAGAGGTTCCTTTAAAAAAGGAAAAAACTGTAAAAGTGGAAGAACCAAAAACACCTGAGAAGGAATTTGTTAAGATAGAAAAGAAAAAAACTTTTGAGGAGGAAAAAAAAGAGGAATTTATAGATTTAAAAAGTCAAATTTTTGAAGAATTGGAAGAGGAGGAGAAAAAGATTAAAAAGGATATATTCAGTGAAGTGAGGGAAACTCTTCATAAATTTTCAAAGGAAATAGATTATAAAGGCAAGCTGGAACTTGGTATCGCAATGAGAGAAATGGGGCTTTATGAAGAGGCTATAATAAACCTTAAAGAAGCCTTAAATTCAGAAGAAACAAGGGCAAAATCTCTTGAGCTTCTTGGTGAAATTTTTATGGAGTTAAGGAAATTTAATATTGCGATAGAGTATTTTGAAAAAGCTTTGCAGGAAAAGAATCTGGAAGAAAGAAGACTTATTTCAATTGAGTATCATCTGGGACAATGCTATGAAAATTTAGGTGACCCTGTCAATGCTTTAACTTATTATAAAAGAGCCTATGAAAAAGACCCTGAAATAATGGGTTTAAAAGATAAAATTGAGGAACTTGAAAGTAATAGAAGAAGAGTAGTGGACGAGGATAAAATTTCTTTTTTATAA